Below is a genomic region from Raphanus sativus cultivar WK10039 chromosome 4, ASM80110v3, whole genome shotgun sequence.
TGATTGGTTAAGCTATCTTTATAGGGTATTGATAAAGATCTCAGCTTTATACTTATCTTCTAAGGGCTTAGATTACAGTAACATTTGACTATTCTATTGCTTAGCATCACGACTTGTAGTTTAATGGTATCTTTTGAGCGTCagtaaatttgtttttttctcgtCTTTATCTGAGTTTTGTTTCATGGGATCATATTCTCATCTTTCTGCTATGCTTTTAAGGATTTAGAGTACTTAAGCTCTGTGTTGCTGAGAGATTTTTGGATCATAGGGTGATCTAAGATTTTTGTGTGTACCCAATGCGCAGGAGTAACAGGGGGAGGAGTTGGTTTACTGTCAAAACGTAGGAAAGCTCATCCCAATATACCAGCTACCTATGCTACTAATTCTGCCATCGTTGCTGCTTGCTATTGCGGTAACTAATAACCTCTCTACTTTGACTATGAGACTCTTTATTTTTCTTCCACTGGTTTCATCTTTTCCTTTTGGCAGGGGTTCGTGAATTGGTTAAAGTAACTAGAAAATCACAAGACGATGACTTAATGAATTCAGCCATTGGTGGTCTTTTCAGTGGTGCTTTATTAGGACGACTTCAAGGTTTGTTATCTGTCTGCTGTCTTCTCTAACCTCTGAAGAATTGCTTGTCTTAATCTACGAAATTAACAGGATGTGCTTCTTTTTTACTTCAACTGCATTACTTAATACCTGTGCTTACTTCATTTTATGTTTGCTGAATGGATCTTTGTACATATTTTTTTGACCTTGAAACTAACATTATAGGGCGCATATTGACGGTGTTTGCAGGAGGGCCTCGCGGTGCATTTCGATACTCTATAGCTTTTGCTACGTTTGGCACAGCATTTGATTACGCTAGCCTTAAATCCAAACCTTTATTAGAGAGAGTGCGTAACATGGATTCTATCACGTTACCTGTGTGGTTTCCTATACAAATTCTCGACGAAGAAGCCCTTGCTAAAAAGAAAGCCAAGGAACAGAAACTCTTCACAAGATTGAACAAAGAAGAATCTTGACATCCGATCAAAACAGTTTATTTCGGCGTCGTAATTCCGTTTTTTTAGATGACTTTGAAGAGGAACcttgatatttttgtttcttatttgttACACTATAAAAGTAGTTGTAAACACCTACGAAGTGTTCACTTCTCGGGTTGCTTTTACTTGTTTGTTGTTGTGGTTTTTGAATTAAGGGTCGCTATAGTCAACTTCAACACCCTTCTTGAAGATACTCGCAGCTTTATATTTTTGTCAGTTGTGCCACTGATTATAATAAGTTGCCAAGTTTGATGATTTTTGCTTCACATGATTCATTCACCttcttgaatatataattaGCCTTTGTGAACCACCTGTTCCACTTCTGGATCAGATTCAATTTCATGAATCAAACTCCCAACCATATTACGTTCGTCCTCTTGAATCTTTGCTGGGTAGGAAAACTCTAGTCTAATACACGACCCAATTCACACTCTTGAAACTGAGTCTTTCTTCAAAATAACATGTGGTTGAGAGTAGCTCTGGACTGTTCTAACCCGATCAAACCAATCTACTTGAAAAGACATTCCAACCTAGGAATGCATCTCTGATTATCTGTAGCAAATAATAGCATGTCCTTCATACTAAATGGTATCAGATTTTAAATATCTCATCTTCCGTACGGATACAGTACTTGTTAACACAGCAAAACCTGAGACATGTGATGTGGAAAGCTTCTCCATAATCTAATCTAAtcttatactatataaaagttgaggctataagccATTGAGAACGTCTACATAGGATTTTAAACGACCGATTAAAATAcgataaatcagatttttaattttttaaaagtgttaatatttccaaattcttttttaaaacgaaattaatattatatatataacttaacctaacaaaataaatattaacattttctgttttttaaatttattatttttaaaatgttaatatttccaaaaaaaaaatacaaacgaaattaatattatatatataacataaactaagaaaaataaatattaaaatttgacaacttactttaataaatctatactatataaaaatggaaaataaaaaatatagttaagttaacaaaaaaaaggaatatataacatgaatataaaaatgtcatattaacatgaatatataacaaaaatattaaaatctgacatcttactttaataaatggtaactggtatagaaaaatggaaaataaaaataaaatagttaaattaacaaaaaaaggaatatataGCATGAATATAAAAATGGCATATTAACaagaatatataacaaaaaaatcagattttaaatttattatttttaaaatgtttatatttccaaaaagatttttgaaaaacgaaattaatattatatatataacataaaccaagaaaaataatgattaaaatttgacaacttattttaataaatggtaactgatatagaaaaatggaaaataaaaagaaaatagttaagttaacaaaaaagggaatataacatgaatataaaatgtcatattaacatgaatatataacaaaaaattcagatttttaatttattattttaaaatgttaatatttccaaaaaagatttaaaaacgaaattaatattatatatataacataaataagataaataaatattaaaatttgaaaacttacttaaataaatggtaactaatatagaaaaatggaaaataaaaagaaaatattaagttaacaAAAACTAAACATCTAAAAGGGAAATtcacttaatatataaaagaagaaactttCTAATAAATGAAGTATTAGGTGACTATAAATAGTTGTCTAGAGTTccaaagttttcaaaatttactttgggaaagagagagatactgaaaagaaaaaagatatatttACGCAATGGTGGCTTCTGcttctttttggtttttgatgatctgagaaaaagtttttaatttactattttaaaaaatgttagtatttccaatttttaaacgaaattgataatatatataattaaactaacaaaataaatattaacattttacagcttaattaaataaatggtaCATGTTAGAGAAAATTGGAAAATCAACATagttaaattaacaaattaagaaactcgacaaatcagcaacataatttattgatttttaaatgtcaatatttccaaaatatttaaaaacgaaattaatttacatatatagcttaaacttaaaaattaagAGTTCACATCTTACTTACATATGCTAATTATTacagtaaaaaggaaaataaaaagaaaatattaatattagcaaaataaatatttatttttaggtataacaaatacttttaaattttgtgttagttaatgtattattttaaggTAATTTAccattttgttataatttaattttttattttaaaagtatcatttatacaagaaaatagaaaaataaattattaaaaatggaaaactaaatttaaagtcaatgaataacaaaaagttaaacatctgaaaaaggaaaatcacttttttttttgtcagctataaaaaggggtgcaacacgaggacttcccgggaagtcacccatcctagtactactctcgcccaagcacgcttaacttcGGAGTTGTGATGTAAATCACTTAAAtacaaaagaagaaactttcCAATATATGAAGTATTTCGTAACTATAAATAATTGTCTGAAGCTTGAAAAAGTTTTCAAGTTTAACTTGAGGGGAGAGATATTGAAATATAAAAGTTGAGGCTATAAACCATTGAGAGCGTCAACATAGGATTTTAAGCgacaaattaaaatatgacacatcatcttttaatttattattttaaaaatgttagtatttccaaatttttaaaacgaaattgataatatatatataattaaactaacaaaataaatattaacattttacagcttaattaaataaatggtaAATGTTAGAGAAAATTGGAAAATCAACATagttaaattaacaaattaagaaactcgacaaatcagcaacataatttattgatttttaaaatgtcaatatttccaaaaatatttaaaacgaaattaatttacatataacttaaacttaaaaattaacaGTTCACATCTTACTTACATATGCTAATTATTacagtaaaaaggaaaataaaaagaaaatattaatattagcaaaataaatatttatttttaggtataacaaatacttttagatttttgtgttagttaatgtattattttaagttaatttaccatttttgttataatttaatttgttattttaaaagtatcatttatacaagaaaatagaaaactaaattattaaaaatgaaaactaaatttaaagtCAATGAATAACAAAAAGTTAAACATCTGAAAAGGGAAAATCACTTAAAtacaaaagaagaaactttcCAGTATATGAAGTATTTGGTAACTATAAATAATTGTCTAAAGCTTGAAAAAGTTTTCAAGTTTAACTTGAGGGGAGAGATATTGAAAGAAAACGAGAGACTTGCACAATGGTTGCttctttgttaatttttgatgaTCTTAgaaaaaattttactaataatgaAGTTCTTGCTAGAGTGGTTTACTTTTGGGAAAGATGTAACAAAAGTTTTTCTGAGATCATCAACCTTTGGATACAATCACAATTTTGTTACAAATAAGGTAtaaagaattttatttataaattatcaatcAATCCAAAACTTTATAAGCAGTGTATATTGTTTGACACAAATTTTTACAGAGAAGAACAATCTACGCTTTCATACCAACTAATTGAATAGTATGAAGGAGATTTATGGACTGATGTAATCTACATGATAAAGAACTTCTTGGtcatcaacaacaaaacaagTTACAAGGTGACTTCTCACAAATTcttaattcaaatcatatttttaatttgttatttctaaaattgtaaatattacaaaaaaatcgtttaatataaaataaaatataatttgatatcaaataaggtaaatttataaaaaaatataaatactatatataagttaacataatctataatattattttcgaaaagtaacaaataaataacaaaataataataaatttaaaaataaaatattttaaaataattataactatataaatttaaatttaaactcaTAAATTTCAAAGTTTCGGTTAAAGACTACATCActgaaaaaaatcataaataacatatactatatataatttgattatataaaccATTGAGAATTTCCATGCATTATTGCCAGACTACCAatcaaaatatgataaatagttattttcgtttattaatattaaaaacatcaatattaccaaaaatcatttatttcaaaataaaatataaatcaatataaaataagatgaatttacaaaaatataaatactatatattagttaacatagtataatagttttttcaaaattaataaataaataaaatattagtttaaaaatgcaaaactttcaaacaattataactatataaatctaaattgaGAATTTCCATGCATTATTGCCAGACTACCAatcaaaatatgataaatagttattttcgtttattaatttttaaaatataattattaccaaaaatcatttatttcaaataaaatataaatcaatataaaataagatgaatttacaaaaaatataaatactatatattagttaacatagtataatagttttttcaaaattaataactaaataaataaataaaatattagtttaaaaatgcaaaactttcaaacaattataactatataaatctaaatttaaactcATGATTTTCAAAGTGTAGGTTATATACtgttttaaatattcataataaataacatgtacaatatataatttgatattataaatcattgagaatgtct
It encodes:
- the LOC108851536 gene encoding uncharacterized protein LOC108851536 isoform X1: MQPDDPKLSEEAIQLPTSTIEQPPSLSERLLIPTLLAGVTGGGVGLLSKRRKAHPNIPATYATNSAIVAACYCGVRELVKVTRKSQDDDLMNSAIGGLFSGALLGRLQGRILTVFAGGPRGAFRYSIAFATFGTAFDYASLKSKPLLERVRNMDSITLPVWFPIQILDEEALAKKKAKEQKLFTRLNKEES
- the LOC108851536 gene encoding uncharacterized protein LOC108851536 isoform X2, producing MQPDDPKLSEEAIQLPTSTIEQPPSLSERLLIPTLLAGVTGGGVGLLSKRRKAHPNIPATYATNSAIVAACYCGVRELVKVTRKSQDDDLMNSAIGGLFSGALLGRLQGGPRGAFRYSIAFATFGTAFDYASLKSKPLLERVRNMDSITLPVWFPIQILDEEALAKKKAKEQKLFTRLNKEES